In Akkermansia muciniphila, one DNA window encodes the following:
- a CDS encoding ABC transporter ATP-binding protein, with the protein MQPFIRVHQLRQSFGTQEVLKGVSFDVGKGELMALIGGSGAGKSVILKHLDGLMEPLDGYVEIDGRRISGAPEKIKKQIRSKIGFMFQQGALFDSLSVGENVAFPLQEAGIRDENELDTRISAALDSVGLLGQQEKMPSSLSGGMIKRVAVARAIITTPECLLYDEPTAGLDPIVTDSISFLIRQICKDKGITTVIVSHDMPSVIRIADKIVYLRNGEVYWTGTPEELLHSKDEILQKFLYGDSGENWAALSGKNENFQRVLLERAERERKQ; encoded by the coding sequence ATGCAGCCATTCATCCGCGTCCACCAGCTCAGACAAAGCTTCGGCACCCAGGAAGTGCTGAAAGGCGTAAGCTTTGACGTGGGCAAAGGAGAACTGATGGCTTTAATAGGAGGCTCCGGAGCCGGGAAAAGCGTCATTCTGAAACATCTGGACGGCCTGATGGAACCCTTGGACGGTTATGTGGAAATAGACGGCAGGCGCATCAGCGGCGCGCCGGAAAAAATCAAAAAGCAAATCCGCAGCAAAATCGGATTCATGTTCCAGCAGGGAGCCTTATTCGACTCCCTAAGCGTGGGAGAAAACGTAGCTTTCCCTCTGCAGGAGGCGGGGATCAGGGATGAAAACGAACTGGACACCCGTATTTCAGCCGCTTTGGACTCCGTAGGGCTGCTGGGACAGCAGGAAAAAATGCCGTCCAGCCTCTCCGGCGGCATGATCAAGCGCGTCGCCGTAGCCAGGGCAATCATTACCACTCCGGAATGCCTGCTCTATGACGAACCCACCGCGGGCCTGGACCCCATCGTCACGGACAGCATCAGCTTCCTCATCCGGCAGATCTGCAAGGACAAAGGCATCACCACCGTCATTGTCTCCCATGACATGCCCAGCGTGATCCGCATCGCGGACAAAATCGTCTATCTCAGAAACGGTGAGGTTTACTGGACGGGAACTCCGGAAGAACTGCTGCACTCCAAAGACGAAATCCTGCAAAAGTTCCTGTACGGGGACTCCGGGGAAAACTGGGCTGCCCTGTCCGGCAAAAATGAAAATTTCCAACGGGTTCTGCTGGAACGGGCGGAACGGGAACGCAAACAATAA
- a CDS encoding MlaE family ABC transporter permease has product MQFHIATMIGRAALRLVDRLGSIGLLLYQVASCMWSGQFRMRVLVEQIAKIGVQSQPVVIITGAFTGAVLEAQTLFQLQTVRMETMGGAVVAVGMFRELGPVITGLMLAGRVGSAMAAEIGTMKVTEQVDALNSMNVDPVDYLVKPRIQAMLISMPILMMEAVLVGIASAYIVSVTAFNVDQAYWMHFMSKFVTMGDIIVALVKALAFGLIISTISCREGLNTTNGAVGVGKSTMQAMVYASVALLIANFILTMILNSFFPMGFMR; this is encoded by the coding sequence ATGCAATTCCATATAGCAACCATGATCGGCCGCGCCGCTTTAAGGCTGGTTGACCGGTTAGGGTCAATCGGATTGCTGCTTTATCAAGTGGCTTCATGCATGTGGTCCGGCCAGTTCCGGATGCGCGTGCTTGTGGAGCAAATTGCAAAAATAGGGGTGCAATCCCAGCCGGTGGTCATCATCACCGGCGCGTTCACCGGCGCGGTGCTGGAAGCCCAGACACTGTTCCAGCTTCAAACGGTGAGAATGGAAACCATGGGCGGGGCCGTCGTCGCCGTGGGCATGTTCCGGGAGCTGGGCCCCGTCATCACTGGGCTGATGCTTGCGGGGCGCGTCGGGTCCGCCATGGCCGCGGAAATCGGCACCATGAAAGTCACGGAACAGGTGGATGCCCTCAACTCCATGAATGTGGATCCGGTAGACTACCTGGTGAAGCCGCGGATACAGGCCATGCTTATTTCCATGCCCATTCTGATGATGGAAGCCGTTCTGGTGGGCATCGCCTCCGCATACATCGTCAGCGTCACCGCTTTTAACGTAGACCAGGCCTACTGGATGCACTTCATGAGCAAATTCGTCACTATGGGGGACATCATCGTCGCCCTGGTCAAGGCTCTTGCTTTCGGCCTCATCATTTCCACCATCTCCTGCCGGGAGGGGCTGAACACCACAAACGGCGCCGTGGGCGTAGGCAAATCCACCATGCAGGCCATGGTGTACGCTTCCGTGGCCCTGCTCATCGCCAACTTTATCCTGACCATGATCCTCAACTCGTTCTTCCCCATGGGATTCATGAGATAG